One genomic segment of Thalassospiraceae bacterium LMO-SO8 includes these proteins:
- a CDS encoding PAS domain S-box protein, which translates to MELLLDNHPDQIALIGNDGTVVWVNKAWKESYNSRRGNGSDCGGQQNYLSVLAQAVNFGAPYADRVSRGLQDLIAEKSEGFEIEYPCDGDGVQRWFLMRALPVMIRETPRILISHTDITRSKSNEKILLAKQEQLDRQVTHQARLLKKSESRLRTAIETMHGGIYMFDHDFTIEIMSSNFAETFDVPPALAREGLSFLDVLRYRAERGDFGSEDAKEGLAARLEVCRSPIPNFSEDTVGGRVIEQYRVPTSDGSVVVVFNDITERRKTEDALRKSEALLRKSQRIARLGNWHWELSDTLWWSDEVYRLFGLAPGEMQPSYETFLGFVAPEDRSRVTQAVDAALAGEADYSIVHKIVLPGGDIRVVHEQGEVTFDDAGNPVRMDGTILDITDLQRAEENAKRAEARVQQLLDIAPEAVITVGADMTIQLYNQSAEKIFGYAPENVIGRPLEMLMPARFHAEHRNHVRTFERSGDTARRMDKRREVVGVREDGTEFPAAASVSQLALDGEKIFTVVLQDISERKKAERTLIAAKETAEAASRAKSQFLAAMSHDLRTPLNAILGFSDMMSQQFLGPLSATYVQYACNIHRSGQHLLGLVNQILDLSAIESETPRLFFENLNALEAFQECHAIIQNIALERDIRIEIAEESAQVSFIADHQAVQQILLNLLSNALKYTANGGSVRMTACHIDEGVELTVSDTGRGIADEDLERIVQPFARGQTNPYVAQDGWGLGLAISKALVEMHQGRLEIESALGQGTTVRTFFASSLDASGQNANSQVVGSSIPAVSMAAQRR; encoded by the coding sequence ATGGAGCTTCTTCTCGACAACCACCCCGACCAGATCGCCTTGATCGGCAACGACGGCACCGTCGTTTGGGTCAACAAGGCCTGGAAGGAATCATACAACAGCCGGCGCGGCAATGGGTCCGATTGTGGGGGGCAACAAAACTACCTGAGTGTGTTGGCCCAGGCGGTCAATTTCGGCGCGCCCTATGCCGACAGGGTGTCGAGAGGTCTCCAGGACCTGATTGCGGAGAAATCAGAAGGGTTTGAGATCGAATACCCCTGTGACGGTGACGGCGTGCAGCGCTGGTTTCTAATGAGGGCGTTGCCGGTCATGATTAGGGAAACACCCCGGATATTGATCTCCCACACGGACATCACCCGGAGCAAGTCGAACGAGAAGATCCTTCTCGCCAAACAGGAACAACTCGACCGGCAGGTGACCCATCAGGCCCGCCTTCTGAAGAAAAGCGAATCCCGCCTGCGGACGGCGATCGAGACCATGCATGGCGGGATCTACATGTTCGATCATGACTTCACGATTGAGATCATGAGTTCGAATTTCGCGGAGACCTTCGACGTGCCGCCGGCTTTGGCGCGCGAAGGTCTGTCCTTCCTGGATGTTCTGCGATACCGGGCAGAAAGAGGCGATTTTGGATCGGAGGATGCAAAGGAAGGTCTCGCAGCGCGGCTTGAGGTGTGCCGGTCTCCCATCCCCAATTTTTCCGAGGACACGGTCGGCGGACGCGTGATCGAGCAGTACAGGGTCCCAACGTCGGACGGCAGCGTCGTCGTCGTTTTCAACGACATAACCGAACGGCGTAAAACCGAAGACGCGTTGAGAAAAAGCGAGGCGCTTCTGCGTAAATCCCAACGCATCGCGCGGCTGGGAAACTGGCATTGGGAACTTTCGGACACCCTTTGGTGGTCGGACGAGGTCTATCGGTTATTCGGCCTTGCTCCCGGCGAAATGCAACCGTCCTATGAGACTTTTCTCGGGTTTGTGGCGCCCGAAGATCGGTCTCGCGTGACCCAGGCCGTGGACGCCGCGCTGGCAGGTGAAGCGGATTATTCCATCGTTCACAAGATCGTCCTGCCGGGGGGCGACATCCGCGTTGTCCACGAACAGGGTGAAGTCACGTTCGATGATGCCGGAAATCCCGTTCGGATGGACGGGACAATCCTCGACATCACCGACCTGCAACGCGCGGAAGAGAACGCCAAACGGGCCGAAGCGCGGGTACAACAGCTTCTCGATATCGCGCCGGAGGCCGTGATCACCGTCGGCGCGGATATGACCATACAGCTATACAATCAGAGTGCCGAAAAGATCTTTGGATATGCACCCGAGAACGTGATCGGCCGTCCGCTGGAAATGCTCATGCCGGCGCGGTTCCATGCGGAACACCGAAACCATGTGCGGACATTCGAACGAAGTGGGGATACGGCGCGCCGCATGGACAAGCGAAGAGAGGTTGTCGGTGTCCGCGAGGACGGTACGGAGTTTCCCGCCGCGGCGTCGGTTTCTCAACTGGCGTTGGACGGCGAAAAGATTTTCACGGTTGTCTTGCAGGACATCAGCGAGCGAAAGAAGGCTGAAAGAACACTCATCGCGGCCAAGGAGACGGCGGAAGCAGCCAGCCGTGCCAAGTCACAGTTCCTGGCCGCCATGAGCCACGATCTCAGGACGCCGTTGAATGCGATCCTGGGGTTTTCCGACATGATGTCGCAGCAGTTCCTTGGGCCGTTGTCCGCCACTTATGTTCAGTACGCTTGCAATATACACAGAAGCGGGCAGCATCTTTTAGGTCTGGTAAACCAAATATTGGATCTGTCCGCCATTGAGTCGGAAACGCCCCGCCTGTTCTTCGAAAATCTCAATGCACTTGAAGCGTTCCAGGAATGTCACGCGATCATCCAGAACATTGCCCTGGAGCGCGATATCCGGATCGAAATTGCAGAGGAATCCGCCCAAGTATCGTTCATCGCAGATCATCAGGCGGTACAGCAAATTTTGCTCAATCTCCTGTCCAACGCATTGAAGTACACCGCAAACGGCGGAAGCGTTCGGATGACCGCATGTCATATCGATGAGGGTGTGGAACTGACTGTATCCGACACCGGCCGCGGTATTGCGGACGAGGACCTGGAGCGTATTGTGCAGCCATTCGCGCGGGGACAAACGAACCCTTATGTTGCGCAGGACGGCTGGGGGCTGGGACTCGCAATTTCCAAGGCGCTGGTGGAAATGCATCAAGGCAGGTTGGAAATCGAGAGCGCCCTGGGACAGGGGACCACCGTCCGAACTTTCTTTGCCAGTTCGCTCGATGCAAGCGGCCAAAACGCCAACTCGCAGGTTGTCGGCTCTTCCATCCCAGCCGTCAGTATGGCGGCACAGAGACGATGA